In the Streptomyces sp. NBC_00525 genome, one interval contains:
- a CDS encoding lysine N(6)-hydroxylase/L-ornithine N(5)-oxygenase family protein — protein sequence MTAAAPPTDPHRIHDLVGIGIGPFNLSLAALAHGLPTPLTTAFYEQRPAFHWHPGLLIEGATLQVPFLADLVTLADPTSPWSFLNYQRTQDRLYPFYFAERFHIHRSEYDAYCRWVSTQLPALHFGHQVDTIRWDPHAAHFEIDHTQLDAHGEAASLGRTHTRHIALGIGTEPHIPEPLKPLTDTHPTTAPVIHSADYLHHRDRLLDARHITVIGSGQSGAEIFLDLLRARPTGSEGLHWLARTPAFAPMEYSKLGLEHFTPDYTRYFHALPEPVRDTLVPQQWQLHKGIDHDTIAAIHDELYRRTLHGAWPDATLTPGVAVRTAGRVANTRVELHLEHTQQRTRTRITTDAVVLATGYRERPLDTLLEHLRPHLRRDTAGRPRVDTHQRLDLGPAITGHIYVQNAERHTHGVGTPDLGLAAWRSATILNDLTGTNPYPLPHRTAFTTFGLTQPAIPAQPPTLVPLTHPN from the coding sequence ATGACCGCCGCCGCCCCACCCACCGACCCGCACCGCATCCACGACCTCGTCGGCATCGGCATCGGCCCCTTCAACCTCTCCCTCGCCGCCCTCGCCCACGGTCTGCCCACCCCCCTCACCACCGCCTTCTACGAACAGCGCCCCGCCTTCCACTGGCACCCCGGACTCCTCATCGAAGGCGCCACCCTCCAAGTCCCCTTCCTCGCCGACCTCGTCACCCTCGCCGACCCCACCAGCCCCTGGAGCTTCCTCAACTACCAACGCACCCAGGACCGCCTCTACCCCTTCTACTTCGCCGAGCGCTTCCACATCCACCGCTCCGAATACGACGCCTACTGCCGCTGGGTCAGCACCCAACTCCCCGCACTCCACTTCGGCCACCAGGTCGACACCATCCGCTGGGACCCCCACGCCGCCCACTTCGAAATCGACCACACCCAACTCGACGCCCACGGCGAAGCCGCCTCACTCGGCCGCACTCACACCCGCCACATCGCCCTCGGCATCGGCACCGAACCCCACATCCCCGAACCCCTCAAACCCCTCACCGACACCCACCCCACCACCGCCCCCGTCATCCACTCCGCCGACTACCTCCACCACCGCGACCGCCTCCTCGACGCCCGCCACATCACCGTCATCGGCTCAGGACAATCCGGCGCCGAAATCTTCCTCGACCTCCTGCGCGCCCGCCCCACCGGCAGCGAAGGACTCCACTGGCTCGCCCGCACCCCCGCCTTCGCCCCCATGGAGTACTCCAAACTCGGCCTCGAACACTTCACCCCCGACTACACCCGCTACTTCCACGCACTCCCCGAACCCGTACGCGACACCCTCGTCCCCCAGCAATGGCAGCTCCACAAGGGCATCGACCACGACACCATCGCCGCCATCCACGACGAGCTCTACCGCCGCACCCTCCACGGCGCCTGGCCCGACGCCACCCTCACCCCCGGCGTAGCCGTACGCACCGCCGGACGCGTCGCCAACACCCGCGTCGAACTCCACCTCGAACACACCCAGCAACGCACCCGCACCCGCATCACCACCGACGCCGTCGTCCTCGCCACCGGCTACCGCGAACGCCCCCTCGACACCCTCCTCGAACACCTCCGCCCCCACCTGCGCCGCGACACCGCAGGACGCCCCCGCGTCGACACACACCAACGCCTCGACCTCGGCCCCGCCATCACCGGCCACATCTACGTACAGAACGCCGAACGCCACACCCACGGCGTCGGCACCCCCGACCTCGGCCTCGCCGCCTGGCGCAGCGCCACCATCCTCAACGACCTCACCGGCACCAACCCCTACCCCCTGCCACACCGCACCGCCTTCACCACCTTCGGCCTCACCCAGCCCGCCATCCCCGCCCAGCCCCCCACCCTCGTCCCCCTCACCCATCCCAACTGA
- a CDS encoding helix-turn-helix domain-containing protein produces the protein MYQTWMRFFTPGPLHHRLGLVCLGVGLQHGTLPPVGPRTLDHHVAVVVHSGSGWFTAPDGRRRPVTAPALLWLTPGTPHHYGADPDTGWDESFVDFTGPATTAYTELGYIEPDRPLVPLTDTTAPRAAVHRMVRAARPGNPLLEAETGAAVHELLVALRRARTGTGPDDDPVLRALARDALQPLTVAEHAARHGMTPAELRTAVRRSAGCSPKDYLLGIRLGRAKELLATGDLPVAAVARRVGYDDPAYFSRLFTRRVGTPPVRFRDQQRRTVPGGWSDHVPDPDHPPTITP, from the coding sequence ATGTACCAGACCTGGATGCGCTTCTTCACCCCCGGACCGCTCCACCACCGCCTCGGCCTCGTCTGCCTCGGCGTCGGCCTCCAGCACGGCACCCTGCCCCCCGTCGGCCCCCGCACCCTCGACCACCACGTCGCCGTCGTCGTCCACTCCGGCAGCGGATGGTTCACCGCCCCCGACGGACGGCGGCGGCCCGTCACCGCCCCCGCCCTCCTCTGGCTCACCCCCGGCACCCCGCACCACTACGGCGCCGACCCCGACACCGGCTGGGACGAGAGCTTCGTCGACTTCACCGGACCCGCCACCACCGCCTACACCGAACTCGGCTACATCGAACCCGACCGCCCCCTCGTCCCGCTCACCGACACCACCGCACCCCGCGCCGCCGTCCACCGCATGGTCAGGGCCGCCCGCCCCGGCAACCCCCTCCTGGAGGCCGAGACCGGCGCCGCCGTCCACGAACTCCTCGTCGCCCTGCGCCGCGCCCGCACCGGCACCGGCCCGGACGACGACCCCGTCCTGCGCGCCCTCGCCCGCGACGCCCTCCAGCCGCTCACCGTCGCCGAACACGCCGCCCGCCACGGCATGACCCCCGCCGAACTGCGCACCGCCGTCCGCCGCAGCGCCGGATGCAGCCCCAAGGACTACCTCCTCGGCATCCGGCTCGGCCGCGCCAAGGAACTCCTCGCCACCGGCGACCTCCCCGTCGCCGCCGTCGCCCGCCGCGTCGGCTACGACGACCCCGCCTACTTCTCCCGCCTCTTCACCCGCCGCGTCGGCACGCCCCCCGTACGCTTCCGCGACCAGCAGCGCCGCACCGTACCCGGCGGCTGGAGCGACCACGTACCGGACCCGGACCACCCGCCGACGATCACGCCGTAA
- a CDS encoding SIMPL domain-containing protein: MNDTAQPYGTPDQPRLAVRGEARLEVDPEIARLSITVTARGKDRRAALEDLTRRNATVLELARTYGDAVEKLETGALSISPELVHRGRDEKIRAYHGRVYITAVLNDFTALGEFVTRVGDLDMTHVNGPWWALRPTSPAHGEARRQAVREAVQRAREYAGALGAELAALVELADIGAENAAPVAYARRAGYGGALPAPAGAGAPPAPAIDLEPQQQTVYAQVNARFTMTPPKL, encoded by the coding sequence ATGAACGACACCGCCCAGCCCTACGGCACCCCGGACCAGCCCCGCCTCGCCGTCCGCGGCGAAGCCCGCCTGGAAGTCGACCCCGAGATCGCCCGCCTCTCCATCACCGTCACCGCCCGCGGCAAGGACCGGCGCGCCGCCCTCGAAGACCTCACCCGCCGCAACGCCACCGTCCTCGAACTCGCCCGCACCTACGGCGACGCCGTCGAAAAACTCGAAACCGGCGCCCTCTCCATCAGCCCCGAACTCGTCCACCGGGGCCGCGACGAGAAGATCCGCGCCTACCACGGCCGCGTCTACATCACCGCCGTCCTCAACGACTTCACCGCCCTCGGCGAATTCGTCACCCGCGTCGGCGACCTCGACATGACCCACGTCAACGGCCCCTGGTGGGCCCTGCGCCCCACCTCGCCCGCCCACGGCGAAGCCCGCCGCCAGGCAGTCCGCGAAGCCGTCCAGCGCGCCCGCGAATACGCCGGAGCACTCGGCGCGGAACTGGCCGCCCTCGTCGAACTCGCCGACATAGGCGCCGAGAACGCCGCCCCCGTCGCCTACGCCCGCCGCGCCGGCTACGGCGGCGCGCTCCCCGCCCCCGCCGGAGCGGGCGCCCCGCCGGCCCCCGCCATCGACCTCGAACCCCAGCAGCAGACCGTCTACGCACAGGTGAACGCCCGCTTCACCATGACCCCGCCGAAACTCTGA
- a CDS encoding glycoside hydrolase family 35 protein, with the protein MADFGVGDEDFRIDGRPVRLLSGALHYFRVHEGQWDHRLAMLRAMGLNCVETYVPWNLHEPRPGRFRDVGALGRFLDAAARAGLWVIVRPGPYICAEWENGGLPVWVTGRFGRRVRTRDEGFLDAVRAWFARLLPQVVERQVDRGGPVIMVQAENEYGSYGSDAVYLRRVAALLGEFGVTVPLFTSDGPEDHMLTGGSVPGLLATANFGSGAGEAFGVLRRHRAPGPLMCMEFWCGWFEHWGAPPVVREPARAAEALAEILECGASVNVYMAHGGTNFAGWAGANRSGPLQDGELLPTVTSYDYDAPVDEYGRATEKFRLFREVLARYAEGPLPALPAEPVGLAAPVRAELTAWAPLSAVLEALGEEERAESGVPPTFEELGLDRGLVRYRVAVPGPRGPYPLGVAGLRDRAVVYVDGVRRGVLSEEEATLAEPVAGPAEVELWVESLGRVNYGPRLGEPKGITGGVLHERQYLHGVRARALRLDAFDEPGAMARVPFAPVDGAGGPGLYRGVFESVEVAGADHAGLELPGWTRGFVWVNGFCLGRYWSAGPQHTLYVPGPVLRDGVNEVWVLETEGAGAAHVELGPGLPVRAAG; encoded by the coding sequence ATGGCTGACTTCGGCGTCGGGGACGAGGATTTCCGGATCGACGGGCGGCCGGTGCGGCTGCTGTCGGGGGCGCTGCACTACTTCCGGGTGCACGAGGGGCAGTGGGACCACCGGCTGGCGATGCTGCGGGCGATGGGCCTGAACTGCGTGGAGACGTACGTGCCGTGGAATCTGCACGAGCCCCGGCCGGGCCGGTTCCGGGACGTGGGTGCGCTGGGCCGGTTCCTGGACGCGGCGGCGCGGGCCGGGCTGTGGGTGATCGTGCGGCCGGGCCCGTACATCTGCGCCGAGTGGGAGAACGGCGGGCTGCCGGTGTGGGTGACCGGGCGGTTCGGGCGGCGGGTGCGTACGCGGGACGAGGGGTTCCTCGACGCGGTGCGGGCCTGGTTCGCGCGGCTGCTGCCGCAGGTGGTGGAGCGGCAGGTGGACCGGGGCGGGCCGGTGATCATGGTGCAGGCGGAGAACGAGTACGGGAGTTACGGCAGCGACGCGGTGTATCTGCGCCGGGTGGCCGCGCTGCTGGGCGAGTTCGGGGTGACGGTGCCGCTGTTCACCTCGGACGGGCCGGAGGACCACATGCTGACCGGCGGTTCGGTGCCGGGTCTGCTCGCGACGGCCAATTTCGGTTCGGGGGCCGGTGAGGCGTTCGGAGTGCTGCGCCGGCACCGGGCGCCCGGTCCGCTGATGTGCATGGAGTTCTGGTGCGGCTGGTTCGAGCACTGGGGTGCGCCGCCGGTGGTGCGGGAGCCCGCGCGGGCGGCGGAGGCGCTGGCGGAGATCCTGGAGTGCGGGGCGTCGGTGAACGTCTACATGGCGCACGGCGGTACGAACTTCGCGGGCTGGGCGGGCGCCAACCGTTCGGGGCCGCTCCAGGACGGGGAGCTGCTGCCGACGGTGACGTCGTACGACTACGACGCGCCGGTGGACGAGTACGGGCGGGCCACGGAGAAGTTCCGCCTGTTCCGGGAGGTGCTCGCCCGGTACGCGGAGGGGCCGCTGCCGGCGTTGCCGGCCGAGCCGGTCGGCCTCGCCGCCCCGGTGCGGGCGGAGCTGACCGCGTGGGCGCCGCTGTCCGCGGTGCTGGAGGCGCTGGGCGAGGAGGAGCGGGCGGAGTCGGGGGTGCCGCCGACGTTCGAGGAGCTGGGGCTGGACCGGGGGCTGGTGCGCTACCGGGTGGCCGTGCCGGGTCCGCGCGGCCCGTATCCGCTGGGTGTGGCGGGGCTGCGGGACCGGGCGGTGGTGTACGTGGACGGGGTGCGGCGGGGTGTGCTGAGCGAGGAGGAGGCGACGCTGGCGGAGCCGGTGGCCGGGCCGGCCGAGGTGGAGCTTTGGGTGGAGTCGCTGGGCCGGGTCAATTACGGGCCGCGGCTGGGCGAGCCGAAGGGGATCACCGGGGGTGTGCTGCACGAGCGCCAGTATCTGCACGGGGTGCGGGCGCGGGCGCTGCGGCTGGACGCGTTCGACGAGCCGGGCGCGATGGCGCGGGTGCCGTTCGCGCCGGTGGACGGGGCGGGCGGGCCGGGTCTGTACCGGGGTGTGTTCGAGTCGGTGGAGGTGGCGGGGGCGGATCACGCGGGTCTCGAACTGCCCGGCTGGACGCGGGGATTCGTCTGGGTGAACGGCTTCTGCCTGGGCCGATACTGGTCGGCGGGCCCGCAGCACACGCTGTACGTTCCCGGTCCGGTGCTGCGGGACGGGGTCAACGAGGTGTGGGTGCTGGAGACGGAGGGCGCGGGCGCGGCCCATGTGGAGCTGGGTCCGGGGCTGCCGGTGCGGGCGGCGGGCTGA
- the pepN gene encoding aminopeptidase N yields the protein MSVLTRDEAQARAQILDVQRYTIELDLTTGEETFDSRTVIEFTARTDGDTFVELKPATLRAISLDGQPLDPGHLTENRYPLTGLTTGRHELRVDAAMHYSRTGEGMHRFTDPSDNETYVYTQLFMEDVQRVFAAFDQPDLKSVFALTVTAPEGWTVLGNGITRHTGEGRWTIAPTPLLSTYLVAVAAGPWHSVTTEHAGLPFGIHCRRSLAPHLDADADEILDITRACFDRFQEKFDEPYPFDSYDQAFVPEFNAGAMENPGLVTFRDEFIYRSAVTDTERQTRGMVIAHEMAHMWFGDLVTLAWWDDIWLNESFAEYMGYQTLAEATRFTDTWVDFGVARKGWGYSADQRPSTHPVAPDPADVPDTASALLNFDGISYAKGASALRQLVAWLGEKDFLAGINTHFARHKFGNATLADFIDNLASATDRDVHAWAEQWLRTTGVDTLTARTTETETTWSLTVDHRGTRPHRISVGAYDHSLDTQHGPTPLVLRERFEAGIPEDAPTTRPGRRPALVVINDEDLTYAKIRLDPASRTTVQDSLSGIPDPLTRAVIWNAARDMVRDGELAPRTYLDLARAHLPHETDLALLQGVLEFADGQVAACYTAPEDRPAALATLTALCRDLIRRTEDGTHPGLRLTAVRHLIDAATQPDTIQGWLADDTVPGGPELDPELRWRILTRLAVLGATDEQAIAAALENDPSATGQEGAARCRAALPTPEAKAAAWDAMFHDDSLSNYLFTATAQGFWQPEQTDLVRAYVPRFYPEVAELAARRGPAIAEAAGRHAFPVSVIDADSLRLGEEALDDPALIPALRRKLIDQVDDLRRALHVRDAH from the coding sequence ATGTCCGTACTGACGCGCGATGAAGCGCAGGCCCGAGCCCAGATCCTCGACGTTCAGCGATACACCATCGAACTCGACCTCACCACGGGAGAGGAGACCTTCGACTCCCGCACCGTGATCGAGTTCACCGCCCGCACCGACGGTGACACCTTCGTCGAGCTCAAGCCCGCCACCCTCCGCGCCATCAGCCTCGACGGGCAGCCGCTGGACCCCGGACACCTCACCGAGAACCGGTACCCGCTCACCGGCCTCACCACGGGCCGCCACGAGCTGCGCGTCGACGCCGCGATGCACTACTCCCGCACCGGCGAGGGCATGCACCGCTTCACGGACCCCAGCGACAACGAGACCTACGTCTACACCCAGCTCTTCATGGAGGACGTCCAGCGCGTCTTCGCCGCCTTCGACCAGCCGGACCTCAAATCCGTCTTCGCCCTCACCGTCACCGCCCCCGAAGGCTGGACCGTCCTCGGCAACGGCATCACCCGCCACACCGGCGAAGGCCGCTGGACCATCGCCCCCACCCCCCTCCTCTCCACCTACCTCGTCGCCGTCGCCGCCGGGCCCTGGCACTCCGTGACCACCGAACACGCCGGACTGCCCTTCGGCATCCACTGCCGCCGCTCCCTCGCCCCCCACCTCGACGCCGACGCCGACGAGATCCTCGACATCACCCGCGCCTGCTTCGACCGCTTCCAGGAAAAATTCGACGAGCCCTACCCCTTCGACTCCTACGACCAGGCATTCGTCCCCGAATTCAACGCCGGCGCCATGGAGAACCCCGGCCTCGTCACCTTCCGCGACGAATTCATCTACCGCTCCGCCGTCACCGACACCGAACGCCAGACCCGCGGCATGGTCATCGCCCACGAAATGGCCCACATGTGGTTCGGCGACCTCGTCACCCTCGCCTGGTGGGACGACATCTGGCTCAACGAGTCCTTCGCCGAGTACATGGGCTACCAGACCCTCGCCGAAGCCACCCGCTTCACCGACACCTGGGTCGACTTCGGCGTCGCCCGCAAGGGCTGGGGCTACAGCGCCGACCAGCGCCCCTCCACCCACCCCGTCGCCCCCGACCCCGCCGACGTCCCCGACACCGCCTCCGCCCTCCTCAACTTCGACGGCATCTCCTACGCCAAGGGCGCCTCCGCACTCCGCCAGCTCGTCGCCTGGCTCGGCGAGAAGGACTTCCTCGCCGGCATCAACACCCACTTCGCCCGCCACAAGTTCGGCAACGCCACCCTCGCCGACTTCATCGACAACCTCGCCTCCGCCACCGACCGCGACGTCCACGCCTGGGCCGAGCAGTGGCTGCGCACCACCGGCGTCGACACCCTCACCGCCCGCACCACCGAGACCGAGACCACCTGGTCCCTCACCGTCGACCACCGGGGCACCCGCCCCCACCGCATCAGCGTCGGCGCCTACGACCACTCCCTCGACACCCAGCACGGCCCCACCCCCCTCGTCCTGCGCGAACGCTTCGAGGCCGGCATCCCCGAGGACGCCCCCACCACCCGCCCCGGCCGCCGCCCCGCCCTCGTCGTCATCAACGACGAAGACCTCACCTACGCCAAGATCCGCCTCGACCCCGCCTCCCGGACCACCGTCCAGGACAGCCTCTCCGGCATCCCCGACCCCCTCACCCGCGCCGTCATCTGGAACGCCGCCCGCGACATGGTCCGCGACGGCGAACTCGCCCCCCGCACCTACCTCGACCTCGCCCGCGCCCACCTGCCCCACGAAACCGACCTCGCCCTCCTCCAGGGCGTCCTCGAATTCGCCGACGGCCAGGTCGCCGCCTGCTACACCGCCCCCGAGGACCGGCCCGCCGCCCTCGCCACCCTCACCGCCCTCTGCCGCGACCTCATCCGCCGCACCGAGGACGGCACCCACCCCGGCCTCCGCCTCACCGCCGTACGCCACCTCATCGACGCCGCCACCCAGCCCGACACCATCCAGGGCTGGCTCGCCGACGACACCGTCCCCGGCGGACCCGAACTCGACCCCGAACTGCGCTGGCGCATCCTCACCCGCCTCGCCGTCCTCGGCGCCACCGACGAACAGGCCATCGCCGCCGCCCTGGAGAACGACCCCAGCGCCACCGGCCAGGAAGGCGCCGCCCGCTGCCGCGCCGCCCTCCCCACCCCCGAGGCCAAGGCCGCCGCCTGGGACGCCATGTTCCACGACGACAGCCTCTCCAACTACCTCTTCACCGCCACCGCCCAGGGCTTCTGGCAGCCCGAACAGACCGACCTCGTACGCGCGTACGTGCCCCGCTTCTACCCCGAGGTCGCCGAACTCGCCGCCCGCCGGGGCCCCGCCATCGCCGAAGCCGCCGGACGCCACGCCTTCCCGGTGTCCGTCATCGACGCGGACAGCCTCCGCCTCGGCGAGGAAGCCCTCGACGACCCCGCGCTCATCCCCGCCCTCCGCCGCAAACTCATCGACCAGGTGGACGACCTGCGCCGCGCCCTGCACGTACGCGACGCCCACTGA
- a CDS encoding chorismate mutase → MTTNDIDDSVRGELDRLRQSIDNIDAAVVHMLAERFKCTQEVGHLKAAHQLPPADPAREARQIARLRQLAENAHLDPAFAEKLLNFIVAEVIRHHERIAEESAQDGN, encoded by the coding sequence ATGACCACGAACGACATCGACGACTCCGTACGCGGCGAGCTCGACCGGCTGCGCCAGAGCATCGACAACATCGACGCGGCCGTCGTCCACATGCTCGCCGAACGCTTCAAATGCACCCAGGAAGTCGGCCACCTCAAGGCCGCCCACCAGCTCCCCCCGGCCGACCCGGCCCGCGAGGCCCGCCAGATCGCCCGCCTGCGCCAGCTCGCCGAGAACGCCCACCTCGACCCCGCCTTCGCCGAGAAGCTGCTCAACTTCATCGTCGCCGAGGTCATCCGCCACCACGAGCGGATCGCCGAGGAGTCCGCCCAGGACGGCAACTGA
- a CDS encoding pyridoxal phosphate-dependent decarboxylase family protein, protein MPLPPLAGTTTGPAALRPLLDTVLTALTEGALRRGGPLPAGGPDAVTPRTRTTLTPLIPDRGTGAHHALATLVETLTAGAADPADPLCAAHLHTPPLALAAAADLAASALNPSMDSWDQAPAASTLEAETTAALAAEIYPHHPTPDALITTGGTEANQLGLLLARERNGPVQTITGANAHHSITRAAWLLGLPEPLTVPAPHGTIDLHALHDTLSRNHGHGPLLVTATAGTTDTGHIDPLTDIADLCAHHGAELHIDAAYGGPLLFSPTHRPLLDGLDRAHSVTFDLHKLGWLPASAGILAVPDHHHLHPLHHQAPYLNADDDTEAGLPDLLGRSLRTTRRPDALKIAVTLRALGRTGLADLVDRTCATAHTLADLITRTPGLDLYDRPTISTVLFRPTDADDHTVATLRRTLLTRGHAVLGRTRTRGRLWLKATLLNPHTTPDDLHRLLGLVTHLTAELKEGSTLR, encoded by the coding sequence ATGCCCCTCCCGCCCCTCGCCGGCACCACCACCGGCCCCGCCGCACTGCGCCCCCTCCTCGACACCGTCCTCACCGCCCTCACCGAAGGCGCCCTCCGCCGCGGCGGCCCCCTCCCCGCCGGCGGGCCCGACGCCGTCACCCCCCGCACCCGCACCACCCTCACCCCCCTCATCCCCGACCGGGGCACCGGCGCCCACCACGCCCTCGCCACCCTCGTCGAAACCCTCACCGCAGGCGCCGCCGACCCCGCCGACCCCCTCTGCGCCGCCCACCTCCACACCCCGCCCCTCGCCCTCGCCGCAGCCGCCGACCTCGCCGCCTCCGCCCTCAACCCCTCCATGGACTCCTGGGACCAGGCCCCCGCCGCCTCCACCCTCGAAGCCGAAACCACCGCCGCACTGGCCGCCGAGATCTACCCCCACCACCCCACCCCCGACGCCCTCATCACCACCGGCGGCACCGAAGCCAACCAACTCGGCCTCCTCCTCGCCCGCGAACGCAACGGCCCCGTCCAGACCATCACCGGCGCCAACGCCCACCACAGCATCACCCGCGCCGCCTGGCTCCTCGGCCTCCCCGAACCCCTCACCGTCCCCGCCCCCCACGGCACCATCGACCTCCACGCCCTCCACGACACCCTCAGCCGCAACCACGGACACGGCCCCCTCCTCGTCACCGCCACCGCGGGCACCACCGACACCGGCCACATCGACCCCCTCACCGACATCGCCGACCTCTGTGCCCACCACGGCGCCGAACTCCACATCGACGCCGCCTACGGCGGACCCCTCCTCTTCAGCCCCACCCACCGCCCCCTCCTCGACGGACTCGACCGCGCCCACAGCGTCACCTTCGACCTGCACAAACTCGGCTGGCTCCCCGCATCCGCCGGCATCCTCGCCGTCCCCGACCACCACCACCTCCACCCCCTCCACCACCAGGCCCCCTACCTCAACGCCGACGACGACACCGAAGCCGGCCTCCCCGACCTCCTCGGCCGCTCCCTGCGCACCACCCGCCGCCCCGACGCACTCAAGATCGCCGTCACCCTCCGCGCCCTCGGCCGCACCGGCCTCGCCGACCTCGTCGACCGCACCTGCGCCACCGCCCACACCCTCGCCGACCTCATCACCCGCACCCCCGGCCTCGACCTCTACGACCGCCCCACCATCAGCACCGTCCTCTTCCGCCCCACCGACGCCGACGACCACACCGTCGCCACCCTCCGCCGCACCCTCCTCACCCGCGGCCACGCCGTACTCGGCCGCACCCGCACCCGAGGCCGCCTCTGGCTCAAGGCCACCCTCCTCAACCCCCACACCACCCCCGACGACCTCCACCGACTCCTCGGCCTCGTCACCCACCTCACCGCCGAACTCAAGGAAGGCAGCACCCTCCGATGA
- a CDS encoding bifunctional metallophosphatase/5'-nucleotidase gives MPLNRRTFLGTSAAAGAGAVMAGGAASPAEAHGRGHGRGHGRPPKRYSFTVMGTTDLHGNVFNWDYFTDAEFDDKDHNDVGLAKISTLVEEVRREKGRHNTLMIDAGDTIQGTQLSYYYAKIDPITAKRGPVHPMAQAMNAIGYDAAALGNHEFNYGIPVLRKFEEQCDFPLLGANALDARTLRPAFAPYVIRKLRTPHGRDVRVAVLGLTNPGIAIWDKANVGGKMVFPGLVEQAAKFVPRLRSMGADVVIVSAHSGTSGTSSYGDQIPHVENAAALVAERVPGIDAILVGHAHLEIPEYFVENEETGKRVVLSEPLKWGQRLTLFDFDVVWEKGRWVVERAGSRVLNSNTAVEDPRITKLLADEHRKVVAYVNQVIGTSAAAMTTAEAAWKDEPIIDLINVVQTETVRAALAGGEYAELPVLSQASCFSRTARIPAGDVTIRDAAGLYPFENTLEARLLTGAQVLEYLEYSAKYYVRTPAGVPVDPAELTNAENTPDYNYDAVSGLTYDIDIAKPVGSRIVNFAFGGKPVDPAARFVLAVNNYRASGGGNFPHVPGAKQLWANSEEIRNTIIAWVRAKGSVDAAEFASVDWRLTRDGVPVF, from the coding sequence ATGCCGCTGAACCGAAGGACGTTCCTGGGGACATCGGCCGCGGCCGGCGCGGGTGCGGTGATGGCGGGTGGTGCCGCGTCGCCGGCTGAGGCGCACGGACGGGGGCACGGTCGGGGGCACGGGCGTCCGCCGAAGCGGTACTCGTTCACCGTGATGGGGACGACGGATCTGCACGGGAACGTCTTCAACTGGGACTACTTCACGGATGCCGAGTTCGACGACAAGGACCACAACGATGTGGGTCTGGCGAAGATCTCGACGCTGGTGGAGGAGGTGCGGCGGGAGAAGGGTCGTCACAACACGCTGATGATCGACGCGGGTGACACGATTCAGGGCACGCAGCTCTCGTACTACTACGCGAAGATCGACCCGATCACGGCGAAGCGTGGTCCGGTGCATCCGATGGCGCAGGCGATGAACGCGATCGGCTATGACGCGGCGGCGCTGGGGAACCACGAGTTCAACTACGGGATTCCGGTGCTGCGGAAGTTCGAGGAGCAGTGCGACTTCCCGCTGCTGGGGGCGAACGCGCTGGATGCGAGGACGCTGCGGCCGGCGTTCGCGCCGTATGTGATCCGGAAGCTGCGGACGCCGCACGGCCGGGATGTGCGGGTGGCGGTGCTGGGGCTGACGAATCCGGGGATCGCGATCTGGGACAAGGCCAATGTGGGCGGGAAGATGGTGTTCCCGGGTCTGGTGGAGCAGGCGGCGAAGTTCGTGCCGCGGCTGCGTTCGATGGGTGCGGACGTGGTGATCGTGTCGGCGCACTCGGGGACGAGCGGGACGTCGTCGTACGGGGATCAGATCCCGCATGTGGAGAACGCGGCGGCTCTGGTGGCGGAGCGGGTGCCGGGGATCGACGCGATTCTGGTGGGTCACGCGCATCTGGAGATTCCCGAGTACTTCGTGGAGAACGAGGAGACGGGGAAGCGGGTCGTGCTCTCGGAGCCGTTGAAGTGGGGGCAGCGGCTGACGCTGTTCGACTTCGACGTGGTGTGGGAGAAGGGCCGCTGGGTGGTCGAGCGGGCGGGTTCGCGGGTGCTGAACTCGAACACGGCGGTGGAGGACCCGAGGATCACGAAGCTGCTGGCGGACGAGCACCGGAAGGTCGTGGCGTACGTCAATCAGGTGATCGGGACGTCGGCGGCGGCGATGACGACGGCGGAGGCGGCGTGGAAGGACGAGCCGATCATCGATCTGATCAATGTCGTCCAGACGGAGACGGTGCGGGCGGCGCTGGCGGGTGGTGAGTACGCGGAGCTGCCGGTGCTGTCGCAGGCGTCGTGCTTCTCGCGGACGGCGCGGATTCCGGCCGGGGATGTGACGATCAGGGATGCGGCGGGGCTGTATCCGTTCGAGAACACGCTGGAGGCGCGGCTGCTGACGGGTGCGCAGGTTCTGGAGTATCTGGAGTACTCGGCGAAGTACTACGTGCGGACTCCCGCGGGTGTTCCGGTCGATCCGGCGGAGCTGACGAATGCGGAGAACACTCCGGACTACAACTACGACGCGGTGTCGGGGCTGACGTATGACATCGACATCGCGAAGCCGGTGGGTTCGCGGATCGTGAATTTCGCGTTCGGGGGGAAGCCGGTCGATCCGGCGGCGCGGTTCGTGCTGGCGGTGAACAACTACCGGGCGAGTGGGGGCGGCAACTTCCCGCATGTGCCGGGTGCGAAGCAGTTGTGGGCGAATTCGGAGGAGATCCGGAACACGATCATCGCCTGGGTGCGGGCGAAGGGTTCGGTGGACGCTGCGGAGTTCGCCTCGGTGGACTGGCGGCTGACGCGGGACGGTGTGCCGGTGTTCTAG